GGCGATCTCCTTCGCGCAGCCGATGAGGCCGATCTTGTCATCGGTTCGCGATATGTGGGACGGCGCGTGAACGTCATCAATTGGCCGCTCTCGCGCTTGTTCTTGAGCGTCTTCGCCAACGCATACGTTCGGACGATCACACGCTTGCCCGTCTTCGATACCACGGGAGGCTTCCGCTGCTGGCGCGCTGAGGCGCTCCGGGCCATCGACCTTCCTTCGATTCGATCCGAAGGGTACGCGTTTCAAATCGAGACGCTTTACCGCGCCCATCGGCTCGGGCACCGCGTCGTGGAGGTCCCCATCATCTTCACCGAACGCAACGCTGGTGCCTCCAAGATGAGCACGCGCATCATCCTCGAATCAGCGATCTGCCCATGGTTGCTTCTCCTGTGGAGGAGTGCGCCTAGATCCCGCGCGTGAGCCAATCGCCTAGACGCCGTCGCCAACGCGGCGCATCGGTCGCGACGCGTGGGCCGAGAT
The genomic region above belongs to Blastocatellia bacterium and contains:
- a CDS encoding polyprenol monophosphomannose synthase gives rise to the protein MVHDFSPCAQGPMGRAESFDAIDVAEHVRLPYSNGMKASFVQIVIPTYNERENIPSLIAEIRARYPDADIVIVDDDSPDGTADIVEMMAVSDSRLHLLRRRGRRSFARSLIEGMLWALAREPQFVIQMDADLSHHPQYIGDLLRAADEADLVIGSRYVGRRVNVINWPLSRLFLSVFANAYVRTITRLPVFDTTGGFRCWRAEALRAIDLPSIRSEGYAFQIETLYRAHRLGHRVVEVPIIFTERNAGASKMSTRIILESAICPWLLLLWRSAPRSRA